A part of Hydrogenobacter sp. T-8 genomic DNA contains:
- the csm5 gene encoding type III-A CRISPR-associated RAMP protein Csm5, with protein sequence MLNFSLEVLSPVHIGSGERITKWEYTIKDNFLEVYPYQHLIAHLLEKNPAFLQNLRILMQNKDFSLSMLKELGVDVGKPLYRIEIVGSLKTNEVELFIKSLGMPYIPGSELKGALRTAYMGGLLLADKELRESIRRRLWKINNKRELEDFGSKGKGFEESFFNPVGNMDAKYDLFKAIAFPDLFFELRDLCVEVPKMIGSDKSLYACESIKVGTRLEGKLLIERSLIDRMIRVEKLNYKYLDLSWDRLKELSNSFYSLVLDLEMEFFRNMPEVRTHLQEVKRRMEEGILLRIGKHQGYLSTTIMAVFKREDPELFERVYDASVSQSRKEKPKTRRISSKNLTFGWVLIKRV encoded by the coding sequence ATGTTAAACTTTAGCTTGGAAGTTCTAAGCCCAGTGCATATAGGAAGTGGAGAAAGGATTACCAAGTGGGAGTATACGATAAAAGATAACTTCCTTGAGGTTTATCCCTATCAACACTTGATAGCTCACCTTTTAGAGAAAAATCCCGCTTTCCTTCAAAACCTTAGAATCTTAATGCAAAACAAAGACTTTAGCCTCTCTATGCTAAAGGAGTTAGGGGTTGATGTGGGAAAGCCTCTCTATAGAATTGAGATAGTTGGTTCTCTAAAGACTAATGAGGTGGAGCTGTTTATAAAGTCTCTTGGCATGCCTTATATACCCGGCAGTGAGTTAAAGGGTGCTCTAAGGACTGCCTATATGGGTGGTCTTTTGCTGGCGGATAAGGAATTGAGAGAGAGTATAAGGCGTAGGCTATGGAAGATTAACAATAAGAGGGAGCTTGAAGATTTTGGCTCAAAGGGTAAGGGCTTTGAAGAAAGCTTTTTTAATCCTGTGGGAAATATGGATGCCAAGTATGACCTTTTTAAGGCTATAGCCTTTCCTGACCTGTTTTTTGAGCTAAGAGACCTATGCGTAGAAGTGCCAAAGATGATAGGTTCAGATAAATCGCTTTACGCTTGCGAATCTATAAAGGTGGGGACAAGGCTGGAGGGTAAACTCCTCATTGAGAGGTCTTTGATTGATAGGATGATACGTGTTGAAAAGTTAAATTACAAGTATTTGGACCTCAGTTGGGACAGGCTCAAAGAGCTTTCTAATAGCTTTTATAGTCTTGTTTTGGACTTGGAGATGGAATTTTTCAGAAATATGCCAGAGGTAAGGACACATCTGCAGGAAGTAAAAAGAAGGATGGAAGAGGGTATTTTGCTACGCATAGGAAAGCACCAGGGTTATCTTAGCACCACCATCATGGCGGTTTTCAAAAGGGAAGACCCTGAGCTTTTTGAAAGGGTTTATGATGCTTCTGTTTCACAAAGTAGAAAAGAAAAGCCAAAGACGAGGAGGATAAGCTCCAAAAACCTCACCTTTGGCTGGGTGCTTATAAAAAGGGTTTAA
- the csm4 gene encoding type III-A CRISPR-associated RAMP protein Csm4 has translation MLLTLLFKPLGFLKSLPSSHTFFGVFCWGLRLLYGEDRLRRFLEDYKSSPPVIFSSLLFREGGKLYFPKPASLGLKIDLRSLDNREFSAYRKYKKLKSLSFVSEEVLRDFLMGNAIDYEKLFQEEKSFFAKALVPHASINRLTSTTTGGELFFESIFATGEFCLLVKINRWEFEEKPEELLPAIYNLLPLGGNKSTGMGLFNVSLLKTPEWLSQYTEKAGDYFYSLSDFFYSQNIDLQESYYEVEVKRPAVENYFGRHGNLLWKKPMPLIKAGAVMKVRDSSGYYGKLKQISHNLYHYGYAFPLYLRGGKPC, from the coding sequence ATGCTCCTAACGCTTCTTTTTAAACCTCTTGGCTTTCTTAAGTCCTTACCGAGCAGTCATACTTTCTTTGGAGTCTTTTGCTGGGGCTTGAGGCTTTTGTATGGAGAAGATAGGCTAAGGAGGTTCTTAGAAGACTACAAGAGCTCTCCACCTGTTATATTTTCCTCTCTCCTTTTCAGAGAAGGAGGAAAGCTATACTTTCCAAAGCCTGCGTCCCTTGGCTTAAAGATAGACCTAAGGAGCTTAGATAATAGGGAATTTTCTGCATACAGAAAGTATAAAAAGCTAAAGTCTTTGAGCTTCGTTTCTGAAGAGGTCCTTAGGGACTTTCTTATGGGGAATGCCATAGACTACGAGAAACTTTTCCAAGAAGAGAAGAGTTTTTTCGCAAAGGCTTTGGTCCCTCATGCCAGCATAAATAGGCTCACAAGCACCACCACAGGAGGAGAACTTTTCTTTGAGAGCATATTTGCCACTGGGGAGTTTTGTCTTTTGGTAAAGATAAACCGTTGGGAATTTGAGGAAAAACCAGAGGAGCTTCTGCCTGCCATATATAACCTCTTGCCTTTGGGTGGCAACAAGTCTACTGGCATGGGGCTTTTTAATGTAAGCCTTTTAAAAACTCCAGAGTGGCTTTCACAGTATACGGAAAAGGCAGGGGACTATTTCTATAGCCTCTCGGACTTTTTCTACTCACAGAATATTGACCTGCAGGAAAGCTACTACGAGGTGGAAGTGAAAAGACCTGCGGTGGAAAACTACTTTGGAAGACATGGAAACCTTTTGTGGAAAAAGCCCATGCCTCTTATAAAGGCTGGTGCGGTTATGAAGGTAAGAGACAGCTCAGGCTACTACGGAAAATTGAAACAGATTTCTCACAACCTTTACCACTATGGATATGCCTTTCCTCTATACTTGAGAGGTGGAAAGCCATGTTAA